From one Butyricimonas faecihominis genomic stretch:
- a CDS encoding DUF4843 domain-containing protein gives MKNKILTILALALLSIGCDKREIPTYNTGRHYIEFENATVDSTIFTFIYHPYDEYYDLPVAVKIAGQDADRDLTYKIYVDEELSTAETKHYTLPEKTVIRQGFYHDTCYIRLNKTSDLDSKKVRLVIRLETTSDLAIGKLENSVAIIQFSNTVDRPEWWDSNVEQYYLGTYSQKKFVLFLQVTEADLTGASDSEKRAYALEFKQYLIDHRGEPETIDENGQPMTVPVLGLE, from the coding sequence ATGAAAAATAAAATATTAACCATATTAGCATTGGCCCTTTTATCGATAGGGTGTGATAAAAGGGAAATTCCCACGTATAACACGGGAAGGCATTATATCGAATTTGAAAATGCGACGGTCGATTCTACTATTTTCACGTTTATCTATCATCCATATGATGAATATTACGACCTTCCGGTTGCCGTGAAGATTGCCGGACAGGATGCAGATCGGGATTTAACTTATAAAATATACGTGGATGAGGAACTTTCCACGGCGGAAACCAAACACTACACTCTGCCGGAGAAGACGGTTATTCGTCAAGGATTTTACCATGATACCTGTTATATTCGCCTAAACAAAACGAGCGATCTGGATAGTAAGAAGGTAAGACTCGTGATTCGTTTGGAAACGACTTCTGATTTAGCGATAGGTAAATTGGAGAATTCTGTGGCTATTATCCAATTTTCGAATACCGTTGATCGGCCGGAATGGTGGGATTCTAACGTGGAACAATATTACTTGGGAACTTACTCGCAGAAGAAATTTGTTCTATTCCTTCAAGTGACAGAGGCTGACCTGACGGGGGCAAGCGACAGCGAGAAACGAGCTTATGCTTTGGAATTTAAGCAATACCTGATTGACCATCGCGGGGAACCGGAAACGATAGACGAGAACGGGCAACCCATGACAGTTCCGGTGTTAGGTTTGGAGTAA